One Tessaracoccus lacteus DNA window includes the following coding sequences:
- a CDS encoding vWA domain-containing protein, which translates to MAAASLIELDDLVDNPTARVPIILCLDCSGSMSGAPIRELNSGVKSFYAAIHSDEIARFSAEISIVTFGPVQKETDFQTVMTQPHAPVLQATGLTPLGEAVQLSLDLLEQRKQAYKDNGIDYYQPWLVLMTDGEPNGSSAVLNAQISRVQQLAGGRKLVVFPIGIGAGADMATLNRFAPGGRPAFKLQGLDFQSFFSWLSASVSRVSQSTPGDGVELDVAGIQSWADFRL; encoded by the coding sequence ATGGCTGCTGCCAGCCTGATCGAACTTGACGACCTCGTAGACAATCCAACCGCTCGCGTGCCGATCATTCTTTGCCTCGATTGCTCTGGCTCGATGTCGGGCGCTCCGATCAGGGAGCTCAACTCGGGGGTCAAGTCGTTCTACGCGGCAATCCACAGTGATGAGATTGCCAGGTTCTCAGCGGAAATCAGCATCGTCACGTTCGGACCGGTGCAGAAGGAGACTGACTTCCAGACGGTTATGACCCAGCCGCACGCGCCGGTTCTGCAGGCCACCGGCCTCACGCCCCTCGGAGAGGCGGTCCAGTTGTCGCTCGATCTCCTGGAGCAGCGCAAGCAGGCGTACAAGGACAACGGCATCGACTACTACCAGCCGTGGCTCGTCCTCATGACGGACGGCGAGCCGAATGGTTCCAGCGCCGTGTTGAACGCACAGATCAGCAGGGTCCAGCAGCTTGCTGGCGGCAGGAAGCTCGTCGTCTTCCCAATCGGCATTGGGGCTGGCGCCGACATGGCGACGCTGAACCGATTTGCCCCCGGAGGACGTCCTGCATTCAAGCTTCAAGGCCTCGACTTCCAGTCGTTCTTCTCCTGGCTGAGCGCATCGGTGTCGCGGGTCTCTCAGTCGACTCCGGGCGATGGTGTTGAGCTCGACGTGGCGGGAATCCAGTCGTGGGCAGATTTCAGGCTCTAG